In Capsicum annuum cultivar UCD-10X-F1 chromosome 11, UCD10Xv1.1, whole genome shotgun sequence, one genomic interval encodes:
- the LOC107848663 gene encoding glutathione S-transferase U17-like has protein sequence MPAIFQVLELAMATSNVKLLGRNGCPFVNRAQMALNLKSIDHEFIQEDPFTKSKLLLKANPIDKKVPVLFHAETPISESLLIVQYIDEAWPNCLSILPSDPYERATTRFWAAYVDEKWFPLTAEYRKAQGEEAKAAVRDKVIEGTLLLEEAFIKCSKGKSFFGGDRIGYLDIVLGSLLGWLKVEEILTSTKIFDETKVPKLVAWTKRFCADKAVKDFIPV, from the exons ATGCCAGCAATATTTCAAGTTCTTGAGTTGGCTATGGCAACCAGCAATGTAAAGCTTCTGGGAAGGAATGGATGCCCTTTTGTGAATCGTGCTCAAATGGCCCTTAACTTGAAGTCCATCGACCATGAATTCATCCAAGAGGACCCTTTCACGAAAAGTAAGCTTCTCCTCAAAGCAAATCCTATTGACAAGAAAGTCCCAGTTCTCTTCCATGCTGAGACGCCTATATCTGAGTCTCTCCTCATCGTGCAGTACATCGATGAAGCTTGGCCTAATTGTCTCTCCATCCTTCCTTCTGATCCTTATGAACGCGCCACTACCCGGTTTTGGGCAGCTTATGTTGATGAAAAG TGGTTTCCTTTAACAGCAGAGTATAGGAAGGCACAGGGCGAAGAAGCAAAGGCAGCAGTGAGAGACAAAGTGATTGAAGGGACATTGCTACTAGAGGAAGCTTTCATCAAGTGTAGCAAAGGCAAATCTTTCTTTGGTGGAGATAGAATTGGTTACCTTGACATTGTTCTTGGGAGCTTATTGGGATGGCTTAAAGTTGAAGAGATTTTGACTTCAACAAAGATATTTGATGAAACAAAGGTCCCCAAATTAGTTGCATGGACCAAAAGATTCTGTGCGGACAAAGCAGTGAAGGATTTCATCCCGGTCTGA